The Ornithinimicrobium faecis genome includes a window with the following:
- a CDS encoding flavin reductase family protein: MVEDAGAEPVPVDPQAYRRAVGRFATGVTVATTFAGQHDHAMTANSITSVSLDPILMLISVERAARWHDAVVESGVWGISVLGQHAKATASWLSTHGRPLHGQLDRVAHHRGAATGVALIDGALAGFECRTTDIHVAGDHSLVVGEVVGLEIPPRIDPALVHFRGRYGHLD; encoded by the coding sequence GTGGTCGAGGATGCAGGCGCCGAGCCGGTGCCTGTCGACCCCCAGGCCTATCGCCGGGCTGTCGGCCGCTTCGCGACCGGCGTCACCGTCGCCACCACCTTTGCCGGGCAGCACGACCACGCCATGACCGCCAACTCGATCACCAGCGTGTCGTTGGACCCGATCCTGATGCTCATCTCGGTCGAGCGCGCTGCCCGCTGGCACGACGCGGTGGTCGAGTCCGGGGTGTGGGGCATCAGCGTCCTGGGGCAGCATGCCAAGGCGACCGCCTCCTGGCTGAGCACCCACGGTCGTCCGCTGCACGGGCAGCTCGACCGGGTGGCCCACCACCGCGGCGCCGCCACAGGTGTCGCGCTGATCGACGGCGCGCTCGCCGGCTTCGAGTGCCGCACCACCGACATCCACGTCGCCGGGGACCACAGCCTGGTGGTCGGTGAGGTCGTCGGCCTGGAGATCCCGCCGCGCATCGACCCCGCGCTGGTGCACTTCCGCGGCCGCTACGGCCACCTGGACTGA